A genomic region of Colius striatus isolate bColStr4 unplaced genomic scaffold, bColStr4.1.hap1 scaffold_36, whole genome shotgun sequence contains the following coding sequences:
- the LOC133629283 gene encoding LOW QUALITY PROTEIN: uncharacterized protein LOC133629283 (The sequence of the model RefSeq protein was modified relative to this genomic sequence to represent the inferred CDS: inserted 2 bases in 1 codon; deleted 1 base in 1 codon; substituted 2 bases at 2 genomic stop codons) encodes MGQSRSTPLSLTLAHWAKVKARGQNLSLIIKKGDWQNYCESEWPTFKVGWPRSGTFDIHTIRAVRMTIFASIGGHPDQEPYITVWEDLVMYPPDWVRPFLPNDKIRVLAPSYSYFRRGVPVTTRTLALTGVEEGVTNNGGDYEKLKEPSPKTKVYPEVEGPPEWTPPVSTSIPTAPPTGPRSPDEGVPVPYNPGGWEEGPYTGTRSKRGIMPEGPDSTVALPLRAVGPAPTEPDELQPLQYWPFSSSDLYNWKANNPSFSENSAALIGLVESLMYSHQPTWDDCQQLLQTLFTTEERERIFSEARKTLQEGQPGQPPRTGMEVEALFPVARPQWDYNTAAGRERLSIYRRALVAGLRGAARKPTNLAKVREIMQGPNEPPSVFLERIMEAYRIYTPFDPESRGQRASVIMSFIGQAAPDIKRKLQHIEGLQDYTLQDIVKEAEKVFHKRETEEEKWEREKNEREKEEIRRQKRQDKNLTRILTTVMAEGKRQGERQAKGGRDLGDNDRNKGPRRLGKDQCAFCKEHGHWARECPKKKGKRVLTLEEDEDXWGQGPEPLPEPRITLNVEGTPVNFLIDTGAEYSVLKTSLGTVTNKQTMVIGATGRKEYPWTTNRTIDLGTNQVSHSFLLIPECPTPLLGRDLLTKMKAQISFTSAGPEIALAGRKPKTCVLSLHLGEEYRLYQNPKENLDNLEKWLKQYPKAWAETGGMGEAVNIPPIVIKLQSSATPISVKQYPLSKEAVAGIRPHIDKLVQQGILVPCKSPWNTPLLPVKKPGTGDYRPVQDLREVNXRVLTLHPTVPNPYNLLSSLPPDRAWYTVLDLKDAFFCLRLHPVSQLIFAFEWRDPESGRVGQLTWTRLPQGFKNSPTLFDEALHRDLATFRAQNPQVTLLQYVDDLLLAASTKESCLMGTRRLLVELGRLGYRVSAKKAQICQKEVTYLGYALKDGKRWLTEARKKAILQIPTPSTSRQVREFLGTAGFCRLWILGFASLAEPLYPLTKNKGEFVWGKEQEEAFTNIKKALLSSPALALPDLTKPFTLFVDERKGVARGVLTQKLGPWKRPVAYLSKKLDPVASGWPACLKIVAATAVLVKDSDKLTFGQPITIIAAHSLESIIRQPPDRWLTNARMTYYQSLLLTERIKFAPPAILNPATLMPEAGESDQPLHECQEVLAEEVGIRADLTDQPMEGTPSWFTDGSSYLLEGKRKAGAAVVDGKRVVWASSLPEGTSAQKAELVALIQALRLAEGKVINIFTDSRYAFATAHVHGAIYRQRGLLTSAGKEIKNKEEILNLLEAVHLPKKVAIIHCPGHQKGDDWVARGNRMADTTAKEAALEAMILSVKLDDKQAVEGKEETNLSAEEGKAYIDKMHRLTHLGTKNLSHXQKKSRYKVPDLRKTVERIVQNCEACAFTNAGHTKGIQGKRLRGDRPGAYWEVDFTEVKPARYGNKYLLVFVDTFSGWVEAYPTRNETALVVAKKILEEIFPRFGIPKVIGSDNGPAFVAQVSQGVARQLGINWKLHCAYHPQSSGQVERMNRTLKETLTKLVAETGGRDWTVFLSLALFRVRNTPGPTGLTPYEILYGSPPPLTEIVGTDEPVVPSLTLAARLKALEVVRKEVWEQLKNLYDPGEVSMPHSFQVGDKVLIRRHRSETLEPRWKGPYVVLLTTPTAVKVDGITAWVHSAHVKRAPRDIQKDDWVVEKTDNPLKLRVFWKPNRNT; translated from the exons ATGGGGCAGTCCCGATCCACCCCTCTGTCATTAACATTGGCACATTGGGCAAAAGTAAAAGCACGAGGGCAAAACCTGTCTCTTATTATCAAGAAGGGGGATTGGCAAAATTATTGCGAAAGTGAATGGCCAACCTTTAAAGTAGGATGGCCACGGTCAGGTACCTTTGACATCCATACCATACGGGCAGTCCGAATGACTATTTTCGCCTCAATAGGAGGCCATCCTGACCAAGAACCATATATCACAGTATGGGAAGATTTGGTGATGTATCCGCCGGACTGGGTCCGACCATTTCTTCCAAATGATAAAATAAGAGTCCTAGCCCCATCCTACTCATACTTTAGACGGGGCGTACCTGTGACAACCAGGACTCTGGCTCTCACAGGAGTAGAAGAAGGGGTGACCAATAATGGAGGAGATtatgaaaaattgaaagaaccAAGCCCTAAGACCAAGGTATATCCAGAGGTCGAAGGACCCCCTGAATGGACTCCACCTGTATCCACATCTATACCCACCGCCCCCCCAACTGGACCCCGGTCCCCAGACGAGGGAGTACCTGTGCCATATAACCCGGGGGGTTGGGAAGAAGGACCCTATACCGGTACCAGGAGTAAACGGGGGATAATGCCTGAGGGACCAGACTCCACTGTAGCCTTACCACTCCGGGCGGTGGGGCCAGCCCCCACAGAGCCAGATGAGTTACAACCATTACAGTACTGGCCCTTTTCGTCCTCCGATTTGTacaactggaaagcaaataacccttctttttctgagaactCTGCTGCCCTCATAGGACTAGTCGAATCCCTGATGTACTCCCATCAGCCCACATGGGACGACTGCCAGCAGTTACTTCAAACACTTTTCACCACAGAGGAGCGAGAACGAATCTTCTCGGAGGCACGAAAAACCCTACAGGAAGGCCAACCAGGCCAACCCCCTCGAACAGGAATGGAAGTGGAGGCGTTGTTCCCAGTAGCGCGGCCGCAATGGGactataatacagcagcaggtagggaacGACTGTCCATATACCGCCGGGCTCTGGTAGCAGGACTAAGAGGGGCAGCCAGGAAACCTACCAATCTGGCAAAGGTGAGAGAAATTATGCAGGGGCCTAATGAACCACCCTCGGTGTTCCTAGAACGTATCATGGAGGCCTATCGTATTTATACCCCATTTGATCCCGAATCTAGGGGACAACGGGCCTCCGTTATCATGTCCTTCATTGGACAAGCTGCACCAGATATAAAACGAAAACTGCAGCATATCGAGGGATTGCAGGATTACACCCTGCAAGATATTGttaaagaggctgagaaagtgTTCCATAAAAGGGAAACCgaggaagaaaagtgggagagggaaaagaatgagagagagaaggaagaaatacgAAGACAAAAGAGACAGGATAAGAATTTAACAAGAATACTTACTACAGTAATGGCCGAGGGGAAACGCCAAGGGGAAAGACAGGCGAAAGGAGGAAGGGACCTGGGCGACAATGACAGGAATAAGGGACCCAGAAGACTGGGAAAAGATCAATGTGCGTTCTGCAAGGAACATGGGCATTGGGCCCGTGAATGCcctaagaaaaagggaaagagagtacTAACcctggaggaagatgaagattaATGGGGTCAGGGCCCGGAACCCCTCCCCGAGCCTAGGATAACGTTAAATGTGGAGGGGACCCCAGTAAATTTTTTGATTGATACTGGGGCAGAATATTCCGTACTGAAAACCTCATTAGGGACTGTAACTAACAAACAGACCATGGTAATTGGAGCAACAGGTCGAAAAGAATACCCCTGGACAACTAATCGAACTATTGACTTGGGAACTAACCAGGTATcccattcttttttgttaatacCCGAGTGCCCTACCCCCCTCCTCGGACGAGACCTGTTAACAAAAATGAAGGCTCAGATAAGCTTTACTTCTGCTGGCCCTGAGATCGCCCTTGCAGGCAGAAAGCCAAAAACATGCGTATTGTCTCTGCACTTGGGGGAGGAATATAGACTATACCAAAACCCCAAGGAGAACCTGGATAACCTTGAAAAGTGGCTCAAGCAGTATCCGAAAGCATGGGCCGAAACTGGGGGCATGGGGGAAGCGGTGAACATCCCTCCCATAGTGATCAAGCTGCAATCAAGTGCCACCCCAATAAGCGTAAAACAATACCCATTGTCAAAAGAGGCAGTAGCAGGGATACGACCTCACATCGACAAGCTTGTACAACAAGGGATTCTTGTGCCTTGTAAATCTCCCTGGAACACACCACTCTTGCCGGTAAAGAAACCTGGGACTGGGGATTATCGGCCAGTACAGGACTTGCGGGAAGTCAA AAGAGTCCTTACCTTACATCCTACGGTACCCAACCCATATAATCTCTTAAGCTCTCTTCCCCCAGATCGTGCCTGGTATACAGTCCTTGACCTAAAggatgcatttttctgcttgcgACTGCATCCAGTGAGCCAGTTAATTTTCGCTTTCGAGTGGAGAGATCCTGAAAGTGGGAGAGTGGGTCAACTCACGTGGACAAGATTACCACAAGGATTTAAGAATTCTCCTACCTTGTTTGATGAAGCCCTCCACAGGGACCTGGCAACTTTCCGGGCACAAAACCCACAGGTAACTTTACTCCAATATGTAGATGACCTCCTACTCGCGGCGTCCACCAAAGAAAGCTGCCTGATGGGAACTCGCAGACTACTGGTTGAACTTGGAAGGTTGGGGTACCGTGTCTCAGCAAAGAAGGCACAAATCTGCCAGAAAGAGGTAACCTATCTGGGATATGCTCTAAAGGATGGAAAAAGGTGGCTGACAGAAGCCCGAAAGAAGGCCATCTTGCAGATCCCCACCCCGTCAACCTCTCGACAGGTGCGTGAGTTCCTGGGAACGGCGGGGTTCTGTCGCCTTTGGATACTTGGGTTTGCTAGCTTGGCTGAACCACTATATCCACTCaccaaaaacaaaggagaattcGTATGGggcaaagagcaggaggaggcctTCACCAACATAAAGAAGGCGCTGTTAAGTTCCCCTGCTCTGGCGTTACCTGACCTCACCAAACCATTTACTCTGTTCGTGGATGAGCGAAAGGGAGTGGCCCGGGGTGTGTTAACACAGAAACTCGGACCCTGGAAACGGCCAGTGGCATACTTGTCAAAAAAATTAGACCCCGTGGCCAGTGGATGGCCTGCCTGCCTTAAAATAGTGGCTGCCACCGCAGTCTTGGTAAAAGACTCTGATAAACTTACTTTTGGACAACCAATTACAATCATTGCAGCCCACTCCCTGGAAAGCATTATTCGACAACCTCCTGACCGGTGGTTAACAAATGCCAGGATGACTTACTATCAGAGTCTGTTACTAACTGAACGTATTAAGTTTGCCCCTCCAGCCATCCTGAACCCAGCCACACTGATGCCTGAAGCAGGAGAGAGTGACCAGCCTCTCCATGAATGCCAAGAGGTTCTAGCCGAAGAAGTGGGCATTCGCGCAGACCTAACTGACCAGCCTATGGAAGGAACCCCCTCGTGGTTCACCGATGGGAGCAGCTACCTGTTGGAAGGAAAGCGAAAGGCTGGCGCAGCCGTAGTGGACGGGAAACGGGTCGTGTGGGCTAGCTCGTTGCCAGAGGGGACCTCTGCCCAAAAAGCCGAACTAGTAGCCCTCATACAGGCCCTGAGGTtggctgaaggaaaagtgattaacatatttaccGATAGCAGATACGCCTTCGCAACAGCCCACGTCCATGGGGCAATATACAGACAGAGGGGGCTCTTGACATCGGCGGGGAAGGAAAttaagaacaaagaggaaattttaaatCTCCTAGAAGCCGTACATCTCCCCAAAAAGGTGGCCATCATACATTGCCCAGGGCATCAAAAAGGAGATGACTGGGTTGCAAGAGGGAATCGAATGGCAGACACAACTGCCAAAGAGGCCGCACTAGAGGCCATGATACTCTCAGTAAAACTTGACGACAAACAGgcagtggaaggaaaggaagaaacaaacctatccgctgaggaagggaaagctTACATCGATAAAATGCACCGACTTACGCATTTGGGGACT AAAAACTTATCACACTAGCAAAAAAAATCACGCTACAAGGTCCCGGACCTACGAAAAACCGTGGAACGCATCGTACAAAATTGCGAGGCATGTGCCTTTACAAATGCAGGACATACTAAAGgaatccaaggaaagagactgagaggagatcgaCCAGGAGCATATTGGGAAGTAGACTTTACGGAAGTAAAACCTGCCCGGTACggtaacaaatatttgttagtATTTGTAGATACCTTCTCTGGATGGGTCGAAGCATACCCTACAAGGAACGAAACAGCACTAGTAGTCGCAAAAAAGatcctggaagagatttttccccGGTTTGGTATTCCCAAGGTAATCGGGTCAGACAATGGACCTGCCTTTGTCGCCCAGGTAAGTCAGGGAGTAGCCAGACAATTGGGGATTAACTGGAAGCTCCATTGTGCATACCACCCTCAAAGTTCAGGacaggtagaaaggatgaataggACCTTGAAAGAAACTTTAACTAAATTAGTAGCGGAGACCGGCGGGAGGGATTGGACAGTCTTTCTCTCCCTCGCTCTGTTTAGGGTTCGAAACACCCCAGGACCTACGGGGCTCACCCCTTATGAAATCTTGTATGGGAGTCCCCCTCCTCTGACAGAAATAGTGGGGACTGATGAACCTGTTGTGCCCTCTCTTACTCTTGCAGCACGCCTAAAAGCGTTGGAAGTAGTTAGAAAAGAAGTTTGGGAACAGTTGAAGAACCTCTACGATCCGGGTGAGGTGTCGATGCCCCATTCGTTCCAGGTCGGAGACAAAGTTCTGATTAGACGACACCGATCAGAGACGCTCGAACCTCGGTGG